A window from Solanum stenotomum isolate F172 chromosome 5, ASM1918654v1, whole genome shotgun sequence encodes these proteins:
- the LOC125864322 gene encoding heterogeneous nuclear ribonucleoprotein Q-like isoform X2 — translation MPPKSARKTPTGSGSKRGGRTSRATPKSLEEPMEEESKDNAVELKQEFKVPGEKPEPEQPLNAKAVQNKMLSSDKKVDDVKESVDQYEKGERLDLEDNDPEYDPEEYGTVDYDERGIENDDIQEEGDEIEEEPEEVDVDEEEEGDMVEEDVEDVHEEIEGDEEDEHAGEEHAEMVHAAEEEEHHEVVKERRKRKEIEIFVGGLDKDATEDDLRKVFSKVGEVTEVRLMMNSHTKKNKGFAFLRFATVEQAKRACTELKNPVINGKQCGVSPSQDNDTLFLGNICKTWTKEALKEKLKHYGVDNIEDLTLVEDTNNEGMNRGFAFLEFSSRSEAMDAFKRLQKRDVMFGVDRPAKVSFEDSFIDPGDEIMSQVKTVFVDGLSASWDEDRVREFLKEYGKIEKVELARNMPSAKRKDFGFVTFDTHEAAVTCAKSINNEELGEGDNKVKVRARLSRPLERGRGKYGGRGDLRPWRMSMHGPRAPWGRIVPHSHAIRGTRVSRRMPPVVGRGFKRPAGSRDRRAVMDLPPRGRPTAPPSSRSYDRRPPVPSYPKSSLKREYGRREEIPPPRSRAVAEYPSRVHSDRRASYRDDYSSRGSGYPELPRGTHSAARRAYVDDGYGQRFERPPPSYREGRGHEYDSASGSKRPYTAVDDVHPRYAEAGVRHSRARLDYELGSGSGSHYGDAYGDRLGRSNLGYGGSRGSLSGQDSHGMYSSRQDMGYGGGSYGGSDVGGMYSSSYGSDYMSRGSDVDSVYTSRGMGGSGYTGSGGSGSHY, via the exons ATGCCTCCAAAATCAGCGAGAAAGACACCTACAGGTTCTGGATCCAAAAGAGGTGGCCGTACATCTCGTGCCACGCCAAAGTCACTTGAGGAACCAATGGAAGAAGAGAGTAAGGATAACGCGGTGGAGCTCAAACAAGAATTCAAAGTCCCTGGAGAAAAGCCGGAGCCTGAGCAACCGTTGAATGCCAAAGCTGTACAGAACAAGATGCTCAGTTCAGACAAGA AGGTGGATGATGTGAAAGAATCAGTCGATCAATATGAAAAGGGTGAGCGATTAGATTTGGAGGATAATGACCCTGAATATGACCCTGAAGAGTATGGCACTGTTGATTATGATGAGAGAGGAATTGAAAATGATGATATTCAGGAAGAGGGAGATGAAATAGAGGAAGAACCTGAAGAGGTAGATGTTGATGAAGAGGAAGAGGGTGATATGGTGGAAGAGGATGTTGAAGATGTTCATGAGGAAATTGAGGGCGATGAAGAAGATGAGCATGCTGGGGAGGAGCATGCTGAGATGGTTCATGCCGCTGAGGAGGAAGAACATCATGAAGTTGTTAAAGAAAGGCGTAAGCGGAaggaaattgaaatatttgttgGTGGTTTGGACAAGGATGCTACTGAGGATGATCTCAGGAAGGTCTTCAGTAAAGTTGGCGAGGTTACTGAAGTGAGGCTTATGATGAATTCTCATACAAAGAAGAATAAGGGATTTGCATTCCTGCGTTTTGCCACTGTGGAACAAGCAAAACGAGCTTGTACTGAGCTGAAAAATCCAGTg ATCAATGGAAAACAGTGTGGTGTCTCTCCAAGTCAAGACAATGATACTCTGTTTTTGGGTAACATATGCAAGACCTGGACAAAAGAAGCT TTAAAAGAGAAGCTGAAGCATTATGGTGTTGACAATATTGAGGATTTGACGTTGGTCGAAGACACTAATAATGAGGGAATGAATCGAGGATTTGCTTTCTTGGAGTTCTCTTCACGTTCAGAGGCCATGGATGCTTTTAAGCGGTTACAAAAGAGAGATGTTATGTTTGGTGTTGATAGGCCCGCAAAGGTTTCTTTTGAGGATTCATTCATTGATCCTGGGGATGAAATCATGTCACAG GTGAAAACAGTGTTTGTTGATGGCCTTTCTGCATCCTGGGACGAGGATCGTGTGCGGGAGTTTCTTAAAGAATATGGGAAGATTGAAAAAGTTGAGCTTGCCAGAAATATGCCTTCAGCCAAGAGAAAGGACTTCGGATTTGTCACCTTCGACACCCATGAGGCTGCAGTTACTTGTGCTAAAAGTATTAATAATGAGGAATTGGGTGAAGGAGATAACAAG GTTAAAGTTAGGGCCAGATTATCAAGACCCCTTGAGAGGGGCAGAGGAAAATATGGTGGACGAGGAGATTTGCGACCTTGGCGTATGTCCATGCATGGTCCCCGTGCCCCTTGGGGTCGTATAGTGCCACATAGTCATGCTATTCGAGGGACTAGAGTTAGTAGACGCATGCCTCCTGTAGTTGGTCGTGGTTTCAAACGACCTGCAGGATCGAGAGATAGACGGGCAGTGATGGATTTGCCTCCTAGGGGAAGACCCACAGCTCCACCATCTAGCAGGTCATATGACCGAAGACCACCTG TTCCCTCATATCCAAAGAGTAGCTTGAAGAGGGAGTATGGACGGCGCGAAGAAATCCCTCCTCCCAGAAGTAGAGCAGTAGCTGAGTATCCTTCGAGGGTTCATTCTGACAGACGTGCATCCTATAGGGATGATTATTCTTCCCGTGGCTCTGGTTACCCTGAATTGCCTAGAGGTACTCACTCTGCAGCAAGGAGAGCTTATGTTGATGATGGATATGGGCAACGGTTTGAAAGGCCCCCTCCATCTTACCGCGAGGGACGTGGTCATGAATATGACTCTGCGTCTGGTTCAAAACGTCCATACACTGCAGTG GATGATGTTCATCCCCGCTATGCTGAGGCAGGAGTGCGGCATTCTCGTGCTCGTTTGGATTACGAACTAGGCAGTGGAAGTGGCTCCCATTATGGAGATGCATATGGTGACAG ACTTGGGAGATCAAATCTTGGATATGGTGGCAGTAGGGGCTCCCTTTCAGGTCAAGATTCTCATGGGATGTATAGCAGTCGTCAGGATATGGGTTATGGTGGAG GATCCTATGGTGGAAGTGATGTAGGTGGAATGTATTCATCCAGCTATGGTAGTGATTACATGTCTCGTGGCAGCGAT GTTGACTCGGTTTATACTAGTCGTGGTATGGGTGGCAGTGGTTATACGGGAAGTGGTGGTTCTGGATCACACTACTAA
- the LOC125864322 gene encoding heterogeneous nuclear ribonucleoprotein Q-like isoform X1, with protein sequence MPPKSARKTPTGSGSKRGGRTSRATPKSLEEPMEEESKDNAVELKQEFKVPGEKPEPEQPLNAKAVQNKMLSSDKKVDDVKESVDQYEKGERLDLEDNDPEYDPEEYGTVDYDERGIENDDIQEEGDEIEEEPEEVDVDEEEEGDMVEEDVEDVHEEIEGDEEDEHAGEEHAEMVHAAEEEEHHEVVKERRKRKEIEIFVGGLDKDATEDDLRKVFSKVGEVTEVRLMMNSHTKKNKGFAFLRFATVEQAKRACTELKNPVINGKQCGVSPSQDNDTLFLGNICKTWTKEALKEKLKHYGVDNIEDLTLVEDTNNEGMNRGFAFLEFSSRSEAMDAFKRLQKRDVMFGVDRPAKVSFEDSFIDPGDEIMSQVKTVFVDGLSASWDEDRVREFLKEYGKIEKVELARNMPSAKRKDFGFVTFDTHEAAVTCAKSINNEELGEGDNKVKVRARLSRPLERGRGKYGGRGDLRPWRMSMHGPRAPWGRIVPHSHAIRGTRVSRRMPPVVGRGFKRPAGSRDRRAVMDLPPRGRPTAPPSSRSYDRRPPVPSYPKSSLKREYGRREEIPPPRSRAVAEYPSRVHSDRRASYRDDYSSRGSGYPELPRGTHSAARRAYVDDGYGQRFERPPPSYREGRGHEYDSASGSKRPYTAVDDVHPRYAEAGVRHSRARLDYELGSGSGSHYGDAYGDSRLGRSNLGYGGSRGSLSGQDSHGMYSSRQDMGYGGGSYGGSDVGGMYSSSYGSDYMSRGSDVDSVYTSRGMGGSGYTGSGGSGSHY encoded by the exons ATGCCTCCAAAATCAGCGAGAAAGACACCTACAGGTTCTGGATCCAAAAGAGGTGGCCGTACATCTCGTGCCACGCCAAAGTCACTTGAGGAACCAATGGAAGAAGAGAGTAAGGATAACGCGGTGGAGCTCAAACAAGAATTCAAAGTCCCTGGAGAAAAGCCGGAGCCTGAGCAACCGTTGAATGCCAAAGCTGTACAGAACAAGATGCTCAGTTCAGACAAGA AGGTGGATGATGTGAAAGAATCAGTCGATCAATATGAAAAGGGTGAGCGATTAGATTTGGAGGATAATGACCCTGAATATGACCCTGAAGAGTATGGCACTGTTGATTATGATGAGAGAGGAATTGAAAATGATGATATTCAGGAAGAGGGAGATGAAATAGAGGAAGAACCTGAAGAGGTAGATGTTGATGAAGAGGAAGAGGGTGATATGGTGGAAGAGGATGTTGAAGATGTTCATGAGGAAATTGAGGGCGATGAAGAAGATGAGCATGCTGGGGAGGAGCATGCTGAGATGGTTCATGCCGCTGAGGAGGAAGAACATCATGAAGTTGTTAAAGAAAGGCGTAAGCGGAaggaaattgaaatatttgttgGTGGTTTGGACAAGGATGCTACTGAGGATGATCTCAGGAAGGTCTTCAGTAAAGTTGGCGAGGTTACTGAAGTGAGGCTTATGATGAATTCTCATACAAAGAAGAATAAGGGATTTGCATTCCTGCGTTTTGCCACTGTGGAACAAGCAAAACGAGCTTGTACTGAGCTGAAAAATCCAGTg ATCAATGGAAAACAGTGTGGTGTCTCTCCAAGTCAAGACAATGATACTCTGTTTTTGGGTAACATATGCAAGACCTGGACAAAAGAAGCT TTAAAAGAGAAGCTGAAGCATTATGGTGTTGACAATATTGAGGATTTGACGTTGGTCGAAGACACTAATAATGAGGGAATGAATCGAGGATTTGCTTTCTTGGAGTTCTCTTCACGTTCAGAGGCCATGGATGCTTTTAAGCGGTTACAAAAGAGAGATGTTATGTTTGGTGTTGATAGGCCCGCAAAGGTTTCTTTTGAGGATTCATTCATTGATCCTGGGGATGAAATCATGTCACAG GTGAAAACAGTGTTTGTTGATGGCCTTTCTGCATCCTGGGACGAGGATCGTGTGCGGGAGTTTCTTAAAGAATATGGGAAGATTGAAAAAGTTGAGCTTGCCAGAAATATGCCTTCAGCCAAGAGAAAGGACTTCGGATTTGTCACCTTCGACACCCATGAGGCTGCAGTTACTTGTGCTAAAAGTATTAATAATGAGGAATTGGGTGAAGGAGATAACAAG GTTAAAGTTAGGGCCAGATTATCAAGACCCCTTGAGAGGGGCAGAGGAAAATATGGTGGACGAGGAGATTTGCGACCTTGGCGTATGTCCATGCATGGTCCCCGTGCCCCTTGGGGTCGTATAGTGCCACATAGTCATGCTATTCGAGGGACTAGAGTTAGTAGACGCATGCCTCCTGTAGTTGGTCGTGGTTTCAAACGACCTGCAGGATCGAGAGATAGACGGGCAGTGATGGATTTGCCTCCTAGGGGAAGACCCACAGCTCCACCATCTAGCAGGTCATATGACCGAAGACCACCTG TTCCCTCATATCCAAAGAGTAGCTTGAAGAGGGAGTATGGACGGCGCGAAGAAATCCCTCCTCCCAGAAGTAGAGCAGTAGCTGAGTATCCTTCGAGGGTTCATTCTGACAGACGTGCATCCTATAGGGATGATTATTCTTCCCGTGGCTCTGGTTACCCTGAATTGCCTAGAGGTACTCACTCTGCAGCAAGGAGAGCTTATGTTGATGATGGATATGGGCAACGGTTTGAAAGGCCCCCTCCATCTTACCGCGAGGGACGTGGTCATGAATATGACTCTGCGTCTGGTTCAAAACGTCCATACACTGCAGTG GATGATGTTCATCCCCGCTATGCTGAGGCAGGAGTGCGGCATTCTCGTGCTCGTTTGGATTACGAACTAGGCAGTGGAAGTGGCTCCCATTATGGAGATGCATATGGTGACAG TAGACTTGGGAGATCAAATCTTGGATATGGTGGCAGTAGGGGCTCCCTTTCAGGTCAAGATTCTCATGGGATGTATAGCAGTCGTCAGGATATGGGTTATGGTGGAG GATCCTATGGTGGAAGTGATGTAGGTGGAATGTATTCATCCAGCTATGGTAGTGATTACATGTCTCGTGGCAGCGAT GTTGACTCGGTTTATACTAGTCGTGGTATGGGTGGCAGTGGTTATACGGGAAGTGGTGGTTCTGGATCACACTACTAA